From Sparus aurata chromosome 9, fSpaAur1.1, whole genome shotgun sequence, a single genomic window includes:
- the LOC115587607 gene encoding integral membrane protein 2B isoform X1, whose protein sequence is MVKVSFNSALGQKDVKKDAETLLTEEDKDAEAALPVRQQSRAWCWCMCLGLALMLSGVVVGGAYLYRYYILEVSRQPQQGWEDGEEGHVFVCGVNYREEDFMIREEEEVEVELPNQFPLRQLEERIRVLEDEQVELINVPVPEFDDGDPADIVHDFQRKLTAYLDLSLNKCYVIPLNTSIVMPPRDFLELLVNVKAGTYLPQSYLIHEEMIVTERLEHVDQLGYFIYNLCRGKDTYKLQRRDRILGMQKREALNCHKIRHFGSRVVVETLICEP, encoded by the exons gatGCGGAGGCAGCACTGCCGGTGCGTCAGCAGTCCCGGGCCTGGTGCTGGTGCATGTGCCTGGGTCTGGCCCTCATGCTGTCTGGAGTGGTGGTTGGAGGAGCCTACCTGTACCGCTACTACATCCTGGAGGTGAGCAGACAGCCCCAGCAGGGCTGGGAGGATGGAGAG GAGggccatgtgtttgtgtgcggggTGAACTACCGTGAGGAGGACTTCATGATccgggaggaagaggag gtggaggtggagctgcCCAACCAGTTCCCCCTGCgtcagctggaggagaggatCCGGGTGCTGGAGGACGAGCAAGTTGAGCTCATCAATGTGCCCGTGCCCGAGTTCGATGACGGAGACCCCGCAGACATCGTCCACGACTTCCAGAGG AAGCTGACAGCCTACCTGGACCTGAGTCTGAACAAGTGCTACGTCATCCCGCTCAACACCTCCATCGTCATGCCTCCCAGAGACTTCCTGGAGCTGCTCGTCAACGTCAAG gccGGCACGTACCTGCCTCAGTCCTACCTGATCCACGAGGAGATGATCGTGACCGAGCGTCTGGAGCACGTCGACCAGCTGGGATACTTCATCTACAACCTGTGCCGCGGCAAAGACACCTACAAGTTGCAGCGCAGAGACAGGATCCTGG GTATGCAGAAGCGTGAAGCTCTGAACTGCCACAAGATCCGTCACTTTGGGAGCAGGGTCGTGGTGGAGACTCTGATCTGTGAGCCGTAA
- the nek5 gene encoding serine/threonine-protein kinase Nek5 isoform X1 has translation MNNYEVIRQIGEGAFGKAFLVQDKGSGGDRQCVVKQVNLRQMSAREKEASKKEVTLLSKMKHPNIVTFITSFQERGSLYIVMEYCDGGDLMKKINLQRGVPFTEEQIVGWFVQICLGLKHIHDRKILHRDIKAQNIFLTGGGMKVKLGDFGIARMLNNTMELARTCVGTPYYLSPEICESRPYNNKTDIWSLGCVLYELCTLRHPFEGSSLRQLVSKICRGRYNPVSTRYSYELRLLLSQLFKVNPRDRPSVSSLLRRPVLEKHIRKHLDTQVMQQEVNHKMLHRSRAPVKPGAAEKKSRPAERPEAAVRRLAAKPDWRVPRVHTPAQYKPVHQRAGRAADRDISGQNHRFDGEQPVSHYQHYYAQLDAFQRRNKDVLHPPPAPPAPPAPPAPPAPPAPPAPPAPQEPSDEPAVEPHQLVAAARNEYLQRRHEANKYKLRAEKQLGLRPCTAERIRKQEVGLAEHQHTLQDRRQDGQQEYLRQLDVIRHQYHEEMRQMKLRAEAQAEPRNKQGTFVVEKGRELEEQHRDTPVQEVEAALKQIRDQRRELQRTHRDQKGIMFEIRLDDGRMEDNTEEEKEERREEEEEEKEEDVDPLNQTLSFQEGEELRLKDWSELRRGWSQRTPQTLMDALAKMDVSSIYNTAMEAEQGEEAAAHRQWVHGPPNTLLNALHQAELTSTVDSAGEHRLTTDLQLEEEEEEEKEKEKEKEEKEEEEEEEEKEEEEEEEEDSDVEMDEKRLEPRSDDDDTNFEESDDELREAVADSMKNLFVLEDSSSEERVEEEEEEDGGSATAANCQQIQTEVQDSDVTAGATGLVSSEEGEDNAIVNTQKHPDSHKHPAE, from the exons ATGAACAACTATGAGGTCATCCGTCAGATTGGAGAGGGTGCGTTTGGAAAAGCCTTCTTGGTTCAGGATAAAGGGTCGGGTGGAGACAGGCAGTGTGTGGTCAAACAGGTCAACCTGAGACAG ATGTCGGCACGGGAAAAAGAAGCGTCCAAGAAAGAAGTGACGCTGCTGTCCAAGATGAAACACCCGAACATCGTCACCTTTATCACCTCGTTCCAGG aGAGGGGAAGCCTGTATATAGTGATGGAGTACTGTGATGGAGGAGATCTGATGAAGAAGATCAACCTGCAGAGAGGAGTCCCCTTCACTGAGGAgcag ATCGTCGGTTGGTTCGTTCAGATCTGTTTGGGTCTGAAACACATCCACGACAGGAAGATCCTCCACAGAGACATCAAAGCTCAG AATATCTTCCTCACCGGCGGAGGGATGAAAGTGAAGCTGGGAGACTTTGGAATCGCAAGAATGTTGAATAA caccATGGAGCTGGCCAGAACCTGTGTGGGGACACCTTACTACCTGTCTCCAGAGATCTGTGAGAGTCGACCCTACAACAACAAGAC GGATATCTGGTCTCTGGGCTGTGTCCTGTATGAACTCTGCACCTTGAGGCATCCA TTTGAGGGCAGCAGTCTGCGGCAGCTGGTCAGTAAGATCTGCAGGGGGCGCTACAACCCAGTCTCCACCCGCTACTCCTACGAGCTTCGTCTGCTGCTGTCACAACTCTTCAAG GTGAACCCTCGAGACCGTCCCTCGGTCAGCTCCCTCCTCAGACGTCCTGTCCTGGAGAAACACATCAGgaaacacctggacacacag gtcatGCAGCAGGAGGTGAACCATAAGATGCTTCACAGAAGCAGAGCACCAGTTAAACCAGGAGCAGCAG AGAAGAAGTCCAgaccagcagagagaccagaggCTGCTGTGAGGAGACTGGCAGCTAAACCAGACTGGAGGGTCCCCAGAGTCCACACACCGGCCCAGTATAAA CCTGTCCATCAGAGAGCAGGACgagctgcagacagagacatcTCAGGTCAGAACCACAG GTTTGATGGTGAGCAGCCTGTCAGTCATTACCAGCACTACTACGCCCAGCTGGACGCCTTTCAGCGGAGGAACAAGGAcgtccttcatcctcctcctgctcctcctgctcctccggctcctcctgctcctccggctcctcctgctcctcctgctcctcctgctcctcaggAGCCAAGTGACGAGCCTGCTGTGGAACCACACCAGCT tgtggctGCAGCTCGTAATGAATACCTGCAGAGGAGACACGAGGCCAACAAGTACAAActgagagcagagaaacagCTG GGTCTGCGTCCATGTACAGCTGAACGCatcaggaaacaggaagtgggacTTGCtgaacaccaacacacacttcaggacaggagacaggacggaCAGCAG GAGTACCTCCGTCAGCTGGATGTGATCAGACATCAGTATCATGAGGAGATGAGACAGATGAAGCTGAGAGCTGAAGCTCAG GCTGAGCCACGAAACAAACAAGGAACCTTTGTGGTGGAGAAAGGCAGAGAGCTTGAggagcagcacagagacacacctgTGCAG GAAGTTGAGGCAGCTCTGAAGCAGATCAGAgatcagaggagagagctgcagagaacacacagagaccaG AAGGGAATCATGTTTGAGATCCGGTTAGATGATGGAAGGATGGAAgacaacacagaggaggagaaagaggagagaagagaggaggaggaggaggagaaggaggag GACGTGGACCCTCTGAACCAGACTCTGAGCTtccaggagggggaggagttgAGGCTCAAGGATTGGTCAGAGTTGCGAAGGGGGTGGAGCCAGAGGACTCCTCAGACTCTGATGGATGCACTCGCCAAAATGGACGTCAGCTCCATCTACAACACAGCAATGGAGGCTGAACAAG GTGAGGAGGCAGCAGCTCACAGACAGTGGGTCCACGGCCCCCCCAACACTCTGCTCAATGCTCTCCATCAGGCTGAACTCACCTCAACTGTGGACTCTGCAGGTGAACACAGGCTGACCACAG ATttacagctggaggaggaggaggaggaggagaaggagaaggagaaggagaaggaggagaaggaggaggaggaggaggaggaggagaaggaggaggaggaggaggaggaggaggactctGATGTGGAGATGGATGAAAAGCGCCTGGAGCCGAGGTCTGACGATGACGATAC gaACTTTGAGGAGTCGGATGACGAGCTGAGAGAAGCGGTGGCAGACTCCATGAAGAACCTGTTTGTCCTGGAGGACAGCAGCTCagaggagagggtggaggaggaggaagaggaggacggaggtTCAGCAACTGCTGCAAACTGTCAACAGATCCAGACTGAAGTCCAGGACTCGGACGTCACTGCTGGAGCGACTGGACTTGTTTCCTCAGAAGAAGGTGAAGATAACGCGATTGTAAATACACAGAAACATCCTGATTCTCACAAACATCCCGCAGAATAA
- the nek5 gene encoding serine/threonine-protein kinase Nek5 isoform X2: MNNYEVIRQIGEGAFGKAFLVQDKGSGGDRQCVVKQVNLRQMSAREKEASKKEVTLLSKMKHPNIVTFITSFQERGSLYIVMEYCDGGDLMKKINLQRGVPFTEEQIVGWFVQICLGLKHIHDRKILHRDIKAQNIFLTGGGMKVKLGDFGIARMLNNTMELARTCVGTPYYLSPEICESRPYNNKTDIWSLGCVLYELCTLRHPFEGSSLRQLVSKICRGRYNPVSTRYSYELRLLLSQLFKVNPRDRPSVSSLLRRPVLEKHIRKHLDTQVMQQEVNHKMLHRSRAPVKPGAAEKKSRPAERPEAAVRRLAAKPDWRVPRVHTPAQYKPVHQRAGRAADRDISGQNHRFDGEQPVSHYQHYYAQLDAFQRRNKDVLHPPPAPPAPPAPPAPPAPPAPPAPPAPQEPSDEPAVEPHQLVAAARNEYLQRRHEANKYKLRAEKQLGLRPCTAERIRKQEVGLAEHQHTLQDRRQDGQQEYLRQLDVIRHQYHEEMRQMKLRAEAQAEPRNKQGTFVVEKGRELEEQHRDTPVQEVEAALKQIRDQRRELQRTHRDQKGIMFEIRLDDGRMEDNTEEEKEEDVDPLNQTLSFQEGEELRLKDWSELRRGWSQRTPQTLMDALAKMDVSSIYNTAMEAEQGEEAAAHRQWVHGPPNTLLNALHQAELTSTVDSAGEHRLTTDLQLEEEEEEEKEKEKEKEEKEEEEEEEEKEEEEEEEEDSDVEMDEKRLEPRSDDDDTNFEESDDELREAVADSMKNLFVLEDSSSEERVEEEEEEDGGSATAANCQQIQTEVQDSDVTAGATGLVSSEEGEDNAIVNTQKHPDSHKHPAE, translated from the exons ATGAACAACTATGAGGTCATCCGTCAGATTGGAGAGGGTGCGTTTGGAAAAGCCTTCTTGGTTCAGGATAAAGGGTCGGGTGGAGACAGGCAGTGTGTGGTCAAACAGGTCAACCTGAGACAG ATGTCGGCACGGGAAAAAGAAGCGTCCAAGAAAGAAGTGACGCTGCTGTCCAAGATGAAACACCCGAACATCGTCACCTTTATCACCTCGTTCCAGG aGAGGGGAAGCCTGTATATAGTGATGGAGTACTGTGATGGAGGAGATCTGATGAAGAAGATCAACCTGCAGAGAGGAGTCCCCTTCACTGAGGAgcag ATCGTCGGTTGGTTCGTTCAGATCTGTTTGGGTCTGAAACACATCCACGACAGGAAGATCCTCCACAGAGACATCAAAGCTCAG AATATCTTCCTCACCGGCGGAGGGATGAAAGTGAAGCTGGGAGACTTTGGAATCGCAAGAATGTTGAATAA caccATGGAGCTGGCCAGAACCTGTGTGGGGACACCTTACTACCTGTCTCCAGAGATCTGTGAGAGTCGACCCTACAACAACAAGAC GGATATCTGGTCTCTGGGCTGTGTCCTGTATGAACTCTGCACCTTGAGGCATCCA TTTGAGGGCAGCAGTCTGCGGCAGCTGGTCAGTAAGATCTGCAGGGGGCGCTACAACCCAGTCTCCACCCGCTACTCCTACGAGCTTCGTCTGCTGCTGTCACAACTCTTCAAG GTGAACCCTCGAGACCGTCCCTCGGTCAGCTCCCTCCTCAGACGTCCTGTCCTGGAGAAACACATCAGgaaacacctggacacacag gtcatGCAGCAGGAGGTGAACCATAAGATGCTTCACAGAAGCAGAGCACCAGTTAAACCAGGAGCAGCAG AGAAGAAGTCCAgaccagcagagagaccagaggCTGCTGTGAGGAGACTGGCAGCTAAACCAGACTGGAGGGTCCCCAGAGTCCACACACCGGCCCAGTATAAA CCTGTCCATCAGAGAGCAGGACgagctgcagacagagacatcTCAGGTCAGAACCACAG GTTTGATGGTGAGCAGCCTGTCAGTCATTACCAGCACTACTACGCCCAGCTGGACGCCTTTCAGCGGAGGAACAAGGAcgtccttcatcctcctcctgctcctcctgctcctccggctcctcctgctcctccggctcctcctgctcctcctgctcctcctgctcctcaggAGCCAAGTGACGAGCCTGCTGTGGAACCACACCAGCT tgtggctGCAGCTCGTAATGAATACCTGCAGAGGAGACACGAGGCCAACAAGTACAAActgagagcagagaaacagCTG GGTCTGCGTCCATGTACAGCTGAACGCatcaggaaacaggaagtgggacTTGCtgaacaccaacacacacttcaggacaggagacaggacggaCAGCAG GAGTACCTCCGTCAGCTGGATGTGATCAGACATCAGTATCATGAGGAGATGAGACAGATGAAGCTGAGAGCTGAAGCTCAG GCTGAGCCACGAAACAAACAAGGAACCTTTGTGGTGGAGAAAGGCAGAGAGCTTGAggagcagcacagagacacacctgTGCAG GAAGTTGAGGCAGCTCTGAAGCAGATCAGAgatcagaggagagagctgcagagaacacacagagaccaG AAGGGAATCATGTTTGAGATCCGGTTAGATGATGGAAGGATGGAAgacaacacagaggaggagaaagagg AGGACGTGGACCCTCTGAACCAGACTCTGAGCTtccaggagggggaggagttgAGGCTCAAGGATTGGTCAGAGTTGCGAAGGGGGTGGAGCCAGAGGACTCCTCAGACTCTGATGGATGCACTCGCCAAAATGGACGTCAGCTCCATCTACAACACAGCAATGGAGGCTGAACAAG GTGAGGAGGCAGCAGCTCACAGACAGTGGGTCCACGGCCCCCCCAACACTCTGCTCAATGCTCTCCATCAGGCTGAACTCACCTCAACTGTGGACTCTGCAGGTGAACACAGGCTGACCACAG ATttacagctggaggaggaggaggaggaggagaaggagaaggagaaggagaaggaggagaaggaggaggaggaggaggaggaggagaaggaggaggaggaggaggaggaggaggactctGATGTGGAGATGGATGAAAAGCGCCTGGAGCCGAGGTCTGACGATGACGATAC gaACTTTGAGGAGTCGGATGACGAGCTGAGAGAAGCGGTGGCAGACTCCATGAAGAACCTGTTTGTCCTGGAGGACAGCAGCTCagaggagagggtggaggaggaggaagaggaggacggaggtTCAGCAACTGCTGCAAACTGTCAACAGATCCAGACTGAAGTCCAGGACTCGGACGTCACTGCTGGAGCGACTGGACTTGTTTCCTCAGAAGAAGGTGAAGATAACGCGATTGTAAATACACAGAAACATCCTGATTCTCACAAACATCCCGCAGAATAA
- the nek5 gene encoding serine/threonine-protein kinase Nek5 isoform X3 has protein sequence MKVKLGDFGIARMLNNTMELARTCVGTPYYLSPEICESRPYNNKTDIWSLGCVLYELCTLRHPFEGSSLRQLVSKICRGRYNPVSTRYSYELRLLLSQLFKVNPRDRPSVSSLLRRPVLEKHIRKHLDTQVMQQEVNHKMLHRSRAPVKPGAAEKKSRPAERPEAAVRRLAAKPDWRVPRVHTPAQYKPVHQRAGRAADRDISGQNHRFDGEQPVSHYQHYYAQLDAFQRRNKDVLHPPPAPPAPPAPPAPPAPPAPPAPPAPQEPSDEPAVEPHQLVAAARNEYLQRRHEANKYKLRAEKQLGLRPCTAERIRKQEVGLAEHQHTLQDRRQDGQQEYLRQLDVIRHQYHEEMRQMKLRAEAQAEPRNKQGTFVVEKGRELEEQHRDTPVQEVEAALKQIRDQRRELQRTHRDQKGIMFEIRLDDGRMEDNTEEEKEERREEEEEEKEEDVDPLNQTLSFQEGEELRLKDWSELRRGWSQRTPQTLMDALAKMDVSSIYNTAMEAEQGEEAAAHRQWVHGPPNTLLNALHQAELTSTVDSAGEHRLTTDLQLEEEEEEEKEKEKEKEEKEEEEEEEEKEEEEEEEEDSDVEMDEKRLEPRSDDDDTNFEESDDELREAVADSMKNLFVLEDSSSEERVEEEEEEDGGSATAANCQQIQTEVQDSDVTAGATGLVSSEEGEDNAIVNTQKHPDSHKHPAE, from the exons ATGAAAGTGAAGCTGGGAGACTTTGGAATCGCAAGAATGTTGAATAA caccATGGAGCTGGCCAGAACCTGTGTGGGGACACCTTACTACCTGTCTCCAGAGATCTGTGAGAGTCGACCCTACAACAACAAGAC GGATATCTGGTCTCTGGGCTGTGTCCTGTATGAACTCTGCACCTTGAGGCATCCA TTTGAGGGCAGCAGTCTGCGGCAGCTGGTCAGTAAGATCTGCAGGGGGCGCTACAACCCAGTCTCCACCCGCTACTCCTACGAGCTTCGTCTGCTGCTGTCACAACTCTTCAAG GTGAACCCTCGAGACCGTCCCTCGGTCAGCTCCCTCCTCAGACGTCCTGTCCTGGAGAAACACATCAGgaaacacctggacacacag gtcatGCAGCAGGAGGTGAACCATAAGATGCTTCACAGAAGCAGAGCACCAGTTAAACCAGGAGCAGCAG AGAAGAAGTCCAgaccagcagagagaccagaggCTGCTGTGAGGAGACTGGCAGCTAAACCAGACTGGAGGGTCCCCAGAGTCCACACACCGGCCCAGTATAAA CCTGTCCATCAGAGAGCAGGACgagctgcagacagagacatcTCAGGTCAGAACCACAG GTTTGATGGTGAGCAGCCTGTCAGTCATTACCAGCACTACTACGCCCAGCTGGACGCCTTTCAGCGGAGGAACAAGGAcgtccttcatcctcctcctgctcctcctgctcctccggctcctcctgctcctccggctcctcctgctcctcctgctcctcctgctcctcaggAGCCAAGTGACGAGCCTGCTGTGGAACCACACCAGCT tgtggctGCAGCTCGTAATGAATACCTGCAGAGGAGACACGAGGCCAACAAGTACAAActgagagcagagaaacagCTG GGTCTGCGTCCATGTACAGCTGAACGCatcaggaaacaggaagtgggacTTGCtgaacaccaacacacacttcaggacaggagacaggacggaCAGCAG GAGTACCTCCGTCAGCTGGATGTGATCAGACATCAGTATCATGAGGAGATGAGACAGATGAAGCTGAGAGCTGAAGCTCAG GCTGAGCCACGAAACAAACAAGGAACCTTTGTGGTGGAGAAAGGCAGAGAGCTTGAggagcagcacagagacacacctgTGCAG GAAGTTGAGGCAGCTCTGAAGCAGATCAGAgatcagaggagagagctgcagagaacacacagagaccaG AAGGGAATCATGTTTGAGATCCGGTTAGATGATGGAAGGATGGAAgacaacacagaggaggagaaagaggagagaagagaggaggaggaggaggagaaggaggag GACGTGGACCCTCTGAACCAGACTCTGAGCTtccaggagggggaggagttgAGGCTCAAGGATTGGTCAGAGTTGCGAAGGGGGTGGAGCCAGAGGACTCCTCAGACTCTGATGGATGCACTCGCCAAAATGGACGTCAGCTCCATCTACAACACAGCAATGGAGGCTGAACAAG GTGAGGAGGCAGCAGCTCACAGACAGTGGGTCCACGGCCCCCCCAACACTCTGCTCAATGCTCTCCATCAGGCTGAACTCACCTCAACTGTGGACTCTGCAGGTGAACACAGGCTGACCACAG ATttacagctggaggaggaggaggaggaggagaaggagaaggagaaggagaaggaggagaaggaggaggaggaggaggaggaggagaaggaggaggaggaggaggaggaggaggactctGATGTGGAGATGGATGAAAAGCGCCTGGAGCCGAGGTCTGACGATGACGATAC gaACTTTGAGGAGTCGGATGACGAGCTGAGAGAAGCGGTGGCAGACTCCATGAAGAACCTGTTTGTCCTGGAGGACAGCAGCTCagaggagagggtggaggaggaggaagaggaggacggaggtTCAGCAACTGCTGCAAACTGTCAACAGATCCAGACTGAAGTCCAGGACTCGGACGTCACTGCTGGAGCGACTGGACTTGTTTCCTCAGAAGAAGGTGAAGATAACGCGATTGTAAATACACAGAAACATCCTGATTCTCACAAACATCCCGCAGAATAA